The following nucleotide sequence is from Austwickia chelonae.
CGGGTACACCTTCTGGTACGTCTTCGTCGAGCAGTTCGATGGCGCGCGCCATGGCGAGTTCACCGGCGCGTTCCCACAGGAGGGTGTCGCGGGGGGTGCTGGTCTCGGGGGCGCTGTATTCGGGGTGTGCGTGGTCGACGTAGAGGCGGGCGCCGTTGGTGAGGACGGTGTTGGCGACGGTGGGGTCGTCGGCCCATTCGTCGGTGAGTTGGCTGGGGTGGGCGTGTCTGCGGGGGGCGGTCCATCCGCGGGCGTCGGTCAGGGGGTCTTCGCCGGTGTAGTCCCAGTGGTGGTTGAGGTGGCGGTGTCCGCGGTCTTGGGCGTAGGCCTGTACGACGCGTCCGGAGGCGACCATGGGGTTGGCGTCGGGGTGTCCGGTGACGGTGATGCCGTATTCGGTCTCGGTGCCCATGATTCGTCGGACGGTCATGCCTGCAGCCTACGCAGGGTCGGGGATCGGTTCGTGGGGGTTGGCGGTGGGGGTGGGTGTCCGGTTCTAGAGTGGCGGGCATGGTCGAGGGTTGTGCGGGTCCGGTCGGCGGGTGCCCGTCGGAGGGTTCTCCGGGTCGGGATGAGGAAGTGGCGGCGTTGGTGCACGGGGTCACCGGTGCGGGGTCAAGGATCCTGGATGCTGGGTGCGGCCCGGGTGGGGTCGCAGCTGTTCTGGCCGGCTTGGGGCATCGGGTGATGGGGGTGGATGCTGATCTGGAGGTGCTACGTGCCGCGGCGGAGAAGGTTCCTCAGGTGCCTTTCTGGATGTCGGATCTGGCCGAGTTGGATGTGCCTCAGGCTGCGGTGGCCGGCGGGTTCGATGTGGTGTTGTTGGCGGATGTGGTGCCTCGACTACAGCCGGGGAGCGTGGGCGCTGTGATGGGTCAGTTGAGGGGGGTCTGTCGTCCGGGTGGGTTGATCGTGGCGGGTCTTGCAGCGGATCCAGGGACGGTGGCCGAGTACGAGGGTGCGTGCCGGGCGGCGGGTTTGGTGTCCCAAGAGCGGTGGTCGGGGTGGTCCGGGGCGGCTTTCGGCCCAGGTTCTCGGTATCTGGTGTCGATGCACAGTCGTCCGGTGCCGCAGGATCGGGTCCTGCGCTCGGGGTGGTGGTCCCGGCTGTTCGGGCCGAGGTGACTGTTCTTGGTCTTGGCTGGTTCTCCGTCAGGAGACCTGGTCATCGGTCAGGATGTGGGGGTGCCGTCAGGGGTGGGGGGCGGGTGCCCTTCCAGTACTGCTTGGACGAGGGCGACGTAGCGGTCGATGAAGGGCTGCTGGGCTGGCTCGTCGAGGTCGTCGCGCAGCGCCATGGGACGTAATGCCAGTGCCAGTCCGATCAGCAGGCAGGCGACGGTGTCGGCCCGGTCGCGCCCATCGAGGTCGTCGGGTAGGTGTGCTCTGACGTGGGAGAGCACCTGGTCGAGGAAACGGTCTCGTTCCAGGCGAGGGTCCGGGGACTGCCAGGTCAGGAAGACACCTTGGGCCCAGGGGTCCTTCTCTCCGGTGCGGGCCCGGGCGACGACCCGGCCGACGAGGTAGTGGCCGAGTTCGTCGAGGGGTACTTCAGCGGTGGTGGGCTCCCCGACCTGTGGGGTGGAGATGGTGTAGAGGGCAGCTTTGGAACCGAAAAGTTTCATGACCAGGGCTGGTGAGACCCCGGCGTCTTCGGCGATGCCTCGGATGGTGACTCCGGCGTATCCGTATTGATGGAACAGGTTGGCTGCGCTGTCCTGGATACGTTGCCGTGTGGTGCTCTCTCCCATGTGATTTCCCTTCCAGCACTGAAGCTACCCTCTGCGGCGTCTCCGGAAGGGCGGAGTGCTTCCGTCAGGTCGGGCAGCCTGCTTCGGTGTCGAGAAGATCGACTGTCGTTTTCGGCATGGCGCAGGAGCTTACGGTCGATATGCTGACTTTACGTTTTTCGCCGATGCCGAAGGACTTGCCCCGTGCGTGACGTCATTGTCTTCTCCGGCTCAGCCCATGAACCTCTGGCACGACGGATCTGCAGCCACCTGGGTGTGCCTTTGTCGCAGGTCGACATCAAGAGATTCAGCAACGACTGTCTTCAGGCCCAGCTGTTGGCGAACTGCCGCCAACGAGACGTGTACATCGTCCAACCGTTGGTGCCGCCCACCCAGGATCATCTCGTCGAACTGTTGATGATGGTGGATGCCGCTCGGGGTGCTTCGGCCTCGCAGATCACCGCGGTGATCCCCCACTATGCGTACGCCCGGTCGGACAAGAAGGACGCCTCCCGGATCTCCTTGGGCGGCCGGCTCGTGGCAGACATGCTGGTCACGGCAGGAGTGCATCGGGTGCTGACCATGGCCCTGCACGCCCCGCAGGTGCATGGTTTCTTCTCGGTCCCGGTGGACCATCTCACCGCGATCGGGGTCCTGGCCGACCATTTCCACGGTCGTTCCTTGGAGAACCATGTCGTGGTCTCCCCCGATCTGGGCAATGCCAAGCAGGCCACGTTGTTCGCCCGGCTGTTAGGTCTGCCGGTGGCTGCCGGGAGCAAGCAGCGGGTCTCCGACGAGAAAGTCGTCATCGATTCGATCGTGGGAGACGTGGCCGGGCGGCGAGCTATCGTCCTGGACGACGAGATCGCCACCGGGGGGTCGATCGTCGAGCTGCTGGACCGGTTGTCCGATGCGGGCTGCCCGCAGGCCTCGGTGGCGTGCACCCACGGCTTGTTCGTCGGGCAAGCCGTGGAACGTTTGACAGGACACCCGATGATTTCCGAAGTGGTGACCACCGATACGGTGCCACGGCCTGATAGTTTCGCCACGCTCCAAGTCCGCTCCGTGTCACGTCTGTTCGCCGAAGCCATCGCCCGTATCCACGTCGGTGAATCTGTGAGCAGCCTGTTCGACGGAGTCGACCCGGCACATGCATCTCCACAACGCCAGCTCCCCCTCTACGACGATGCGGACGACGCGACGTTGTGCACGACGGAAGGATGAAGCACATCATGGAGGACTACGCCGTGTACGAGGCCCACAGCCCCGAGGCGACCCACGCGCCCCGAGTACCGTGGGCGGGTTTCGGGGTGGATATCGTCCTCATCCTGTTGTTCGCCGCGATCGGGCGGATCAGCCATGCCGAGACCATGAGCCTGCCTGGTTTCCTGATCACCGCATCCCCTTTCCTCGCCGGAACGGTCGCGGCCTGGGCCGTCTTGGTCGGCCGGGGTCATCCACGGCCTGGGTCCCTGCTCGGAGGCACCATCATCTGGATCTCCACTGTGGCAGTGGGTATGGCCTTGCGGGCCCTGACCGGGCTGGGCGTCCAGCCCAGCTTCGTGGTGGTCTCCTTGCTGTTCACCGGGTCTTTCCTGCTGGGATGGCGCGCGCTCGGAGACATTCTGGTGCGCCGTTATTCGCGTTGAAGGTTTGTTCGAGGGGCTGTTGACGACCGGTGGTGGTCGTCAACAGCCCCTCGTCTGCTGTCGCCCCTCAGGTCGCTGCGGTCACCAGAAGGCGCGTGCGGTCTCCGTCGGCCCGTCGACTTCGGTCAGCCCGGCGTCGACGACCCGTACCGGCGCATCTTCGAGTGTGGACCACCTTGCAGGAGTAGGGGCGTCGAGGACCAGGACGCGCCACCCCTGGTCGAACCAGGCGCGCAGTTTCGCTGATTCGTGGTCCAGGACGAGTCGTTCCCAGGCGAGTTGGGCGGCATGCCCACATTGGGCTGCCGCTTTACCGCTGCTGAGCTTCACCGCCGGGTTCAAGGCGATGACGACCTGTGCTGCGGATTCGTCGATCGAGCTGTCGTCTTCTCGAGGGAAATCTGTTCCGGCGACCTGGAGGTCGTCGAGGATCTTGGGGAGCGGCCTGGCCGGCATGGGGACGAAGGCCCGGACCTGGGCGCCATGGTGGTCGACGGTGACTCCGGGGATTTCCTGGGCGCGTTCCCAGCGGATCCCGCGGGCGCGACGGACCAGTTTTCGGATACGTCCACGTCGCCAATGATGTACGTCTGCGGCCCAGGCGCCCTCGCCGCGGGCACGTTCGTCAGCGAGGAGGCTGACCACGGCCTGGGCTGCTGCTTCGCATACCGCGCGGTGGCTGGACAGGTCGTTCTTGTCGTAGCGCACGGCCAGTTGCATGCCCCAGGGTTCGTCGGGATCGCGGGGTGTGGGGGAAGCAGGTGCGGTCTCGGCGGGGTGGGTTTCGTTCACAAATATTCTCCAGTCACCGGTACGTCTTCCACCGGGCGGTGACGAGCGTGACCGGGGTATCCGTTGTCTGCCCCGTCCGGGGTCCCGGCGGATGTCCCGGTGGGTAGATGGTGGTCCTTGAGCCTGATGATCTGAGTGACCCGTTCTGCTTTGCGTCCGGAGATCCGCATCCATTCATCAGGGTCGGCGGTATTGGGCAAGGTTTCGTTCTCGGCGAATTCTGCAGCGAGCGCGTCCAGGAGCAGGTCGACGGTCAGTCCTTTTTCTCCTCCGGAGAGGACCTGTTTGACGGCGGCGCGTTTGGCGCGGTCGACGATATTGCGGATCATCGCGCCGGAGGCGAGGTCGGCGTAGTCGAGGATCTCTTCGCGTCCGGAGGCGAAGGTGACGTGGAGGAAGGCGTTCTGGGGGGTGTGCGCGTACATGGCGTCGACGACGGTGTTGATCATCCGGAGGGTGGTGCGTTGGGGGTCGTGGTCGTCCTTGGCGAGTTCGCTGTGGCCGATCGGTAGGTCGGCGGTGAGATATTTCGCGAAGATCTCTTGGGCTCCGGTGTGGTCGGGGCGGTCGATGTGGATCTTCGCGTCGAGTCTTCCGGGACGCAGGATTGCCGGGTCGATCATGTCTTCCCGGTTGGAGGCTCCGATGATGATGACGTTGTCGAGGCGTTCCACGCCGTCGATCTCGGCGAGGAGTTGCGGGACGATGGTGGTTTCCACGTCGCTGGAGCGGCCGGAGCCTCGGGTGCGGAACAGGCTGTCCATCTCGTCGAAGAAGATGACGACGGGGGTGCCGCTGGAGGCGTGTTCCCGGGCTCGGGCGAAGATCGTGCGGATGTGTCTTTCGGTTTCCCCGACGTATTTGTTGAGTAGTTCGGGGCCTTTGATGTTCAGGAAGTAGCCGGTGGGTTTCTCGTCGGGTCCGATGGCGGCGGCGCTCTGGCGGGCCAGGGATGCGGCCACGGCTTTGGCGATGAGGGTCTTGCCGCAGCCTGGGGGGCCGTACAGCAGGACGCCTTTCGGGGGGCGGAGGTGGTGTTCTCGGAAGAGTTCTGGGTGCAGGTAGGGCAGTTCGATCGCGTCTCGGATCTGTTCGATCTGTCCGGACAGTCCCCCGATGTCGGTGTAGGACAGGTCGGGTACTTCTTCGAGGAGGACGTCTTGGACTTCGGCGCGGGGGATGATCTCGTGGACGAAGCCGGTCCGGAGGTCGAGGAGGACCTGGTCGCCTTGGCGTAGTGGGCTCTCGGTCAGGGCTGCGGCGCGGAGCACGACCCGGTGGTCGGTGTCGGTGACCGTGACCACGAGTCGGCCGCCGGGCAGGGTTTCGTGGACGGTCACCACGGTGCCTGCGCGGGGGTCGTCGACGACTTCGACCACTGCGAGGGCTTCGTTGACTCGGACTTCGGTGCCGGGGGTGAGTGCGTCGGCCTGGACGTCGGGGCTGACGGTGACTCGCATCTTGCGTCCGCTGTGGACGAGGTCGACCGAGCCGTCCGGGTGGGTGGAGAGCACGCTGGCGAAGGTCGATGGCGGGGTGGAGAGCGCTTGGACCTGGTTCTTCAGGTCGACCAGTTGGGCGCGTACCGTGCCCAAGGCCTGTGCGAGCTCGGAGTTCTTCCTCGACAGGCGGGTCACCGTCGTCCGTAGCCCTGCCGTGGAGGTCTGGTCGGGGTCGGGTGACGCTGCGCCTGTCGAGCTGTGGGTCATACCTGTCCTTGACCTGACGTTGACGTGTCGGAGGGTGTGCCCGTGGTTTCGCGGGCGTTCCGGGCGAGTCGCCGCAGTTTCTTGTCGGACAGGGGGCGTTCGCCCATCGTCTCGGGCGTCCATTCCTCGGCGGACGTGGCGGATTCGCTTGCGTGCGCGGTGTCCTCGGTCACTGCAGAGCTCTCGGTGTCTCCACCATAGGCTCCTTTGGCCGGGCGACGCTTACGAAGCGGCGGGGTCACTCCTGGGGCAAGGCGTCGGGTGGTGATCAGGAAGCCGGTGTGTCCGTGCATGCGGTGCTCCGGGCGGACCGCGAGGCCCTCGAGGTGCCACCCCCGGACCATCGATTCCCAAGCGGCCGGTTCGGTGAACCCGCCGTGCGAACGGGCGGTCTCAGCGACGCGGGACAGCTGGGTCGCGGTGGCCACGTAGCAGATGAGCACTCCCCCGGGCACGAGTGCGTCGGCGACGACGTCCAAGCATTCCCACGGGGCCAGCATGTCCAGGACGACACGGTCGACGGTGCCCGGTTCGATGTGCTGGGGCAGCTGCTCGACCAGATCGCCGACGGTGACCGTCCAGGCCGGGTGCGGGCTGCCGAAGAAGGATTCGACGTTGGCGCGGGCGATGTCTGCGAACTCGGGGCGACGTTCGAAGCTGTGGAGGCGGCCGGCGTCGCCGACGGCGCGCAGCAAGGACATGGACAAGGCTCCGGAGCCTACTCCGGCCTCGACGACGTGGGCTCCGGGGAAGATGTCCGCCATCTGCACGATCTGGCCGGCGTCCTTGGGGTAGACCACTGCGGCGCCGCGCGGCATCGACATGACGTAGTCGGAGAGCAGGGGCCGCAACGCCAGGTATTCGACGCCGCTGGTGTTCGTGGCGGTGGACCCGTCGGGGCGGCCGATCAGGTCGTCATGGGCGAGGCTGCCCCGGTGGGTGAAGAACTGTCCCCCGGTTTGCAGGGTGATGGTGTGCATCCGACCCTTGGGGTCGGTCAGTTGTACCCGGTCCCCCGCGGCGAAGGGGCCGCGACAACGAGTCGCTCCCGTCGGAATCGGCGGCGTGGCATCGGGCTGAAGGCTCATGGGCACCAAGTCTAGGTGCCGTTTTCGGCAGGTTCGGACACGGCCTGCTCGACGTCACCAGAGGTCAGCACCCCCACGCATCGCCCGTTCGCATCCTGCAACACGATCACTCCGTACGGGGAGGAGACCAGCGCGGGCAGGAAAGCCGCGACACGACCGTTCTGGTCGGCGTCATAGCGGGCCAGCCACCCTGCAGGTTGTGCGAGCAGCAGCGCACCGGCCGGGACGGTGGCCGTCTCTTCCGGTGAGAGTCGGCTGAAGGCTTCAGGGTCGACGAGCCCGGCAGGGGTCCCGTCGGTTCCCAGGAGAACCGGCACGGCATATCCTCCGGGACTCGCGCCCACCCGCTCGGGAACGGCCGCGGCCGGTTCCCCCATCCCGACCAGGGCTACCGGACGGACCACGTCGGTCAGAGCGACCCTCTCCGCAGCTGCGAGTGCTTTTCCTGTGACGATCGAGGAGGAGGCTCCGGCCCAGAGGAAGGCGCCGATGAAGGCCAGCCAGGCCACATTCCACAGGTTGACGTCTTCTCCGGAGATCAGGGGGCGGGCCACCAGCCAGAGGACCGCGAGTGCGGTGACTGCGCGGCCGGCCCATCCTGCGGTGATGAGCCCTGCGCTGCGGCGGCCGGTGTATCGCCATATTGCGGCGTCGACGAGGAAACCTCCGTCGAGTGGGAGCCCGGGGAGCATGTTGAACAGGGCGACGAAGGCGTTGGAGAAGGTCCAGGCGTAGCCGAGGAGGAGTGGGATCCCGGGTGGGAGAAGTGGGAGGAGCGCCCATCCTCCTGCGGCGAGGAGGGCGTTGGCGGCTGGTCCGCTGATGGCGACGAGTGCGCTGCCCCGTGGGGAGGGTTGGGCGGTGGTATAGGTGGTGTGTCCACCCCAGAGGTTGACCACGATCTGCTCGACGTTGTATCCGCACCGGCCTGCGGCGAGAGCGTGTGCTGCTTCGTGGCAGAGGACGCTGATCGCGAGGAGGAGAGCGTAGGCGAGGGCGACCAGGTAGGCGGTGGCGGCGCCGATGCCGGGGAGGACTCGGTCGACGTCTGGTCCGAAGACGAGGACGACGGCTGCGGTGATGATGAACCAGCTGGTGGAGAGGTAGACCGGGACTCCGCCGACGGCGCCCAGGCGGAGTCGGTGGGTGGCGGTGGGTTCATCGAGGGTTCCCGGGCCGCCGTTCGTCTCGGGGCTGGTGGACATGGGTCTGAGAGTACGGCACGGGTGGCTGGTCGTTCTGGGCATGATCATGTCTGGACGGGCCGCTTCGGATGAGCGGAGGTCTGCGCTGGTGAGCGTTGTCGGACATTCTTCTTAGGGTGGGCGTATGCCTGTAGCTCTGTCTCCGAGTCGCGCGAGCGACTTCATGCAGTGTCCCTTGTTGTACCGATTTCGGGCCATTGACAAGTTGCCGGAGGCGCCGTCGGCTGCGGCGGCTCGGGGGACGCTGGTGCATGCGGTCCTGGAGCGGCTTTTCGATCTACCGGCGTCACGTCGGACGGTGGAGGAGGCCTGTGGTCTGCTTCCTGGCGAGTGGACGCGTCTGGTCGCCGAGCGGCCTGAGCTCGGGATCTTGGTCGATGCTGGTGCGGAGTCCGCGGACGGTCCGGTGGCGGGGGTGTCCGAGCAGGTCTGGTTCGATACGGCTCGGGTGTTGGTCGAGCGGTGGTTCACGTTGGAAGATCCGTCGCGGCTCGAGCCTGCGGAACGTGAGCTGTACGTGGAGGCAGACCTGGACGGGCTCGTCCTGCGCGGGTACGTCGACCGGTTGGATGTTGCGCCGGACGGGCGGATGCGGGTGGTCGATTACAAGACGGGCCGGTCCCCCAGCCCGCTTTTCGAGGGCAAGGCGCTCTTTCAGATGAAGTTCTACGCCTTGGTGTTATGGCGTATGTACGGCCGGTTGCCGACGTTGTTGCAGTTGGTCTACCTGGGAAATGGGGAGATCGTGCGTTATGAGCCCAGGGAGGAGGATCTGCGCGCGGTGGAACGGAAGGTGAAGGCGTTGTGCGTCGCCATCGACCGGGCGGCCGAGATCGGTGACTTCCGGCCGAACCCGAGTCGACTGTGCGACTGGTGTGATCATCGGGCGTTGTGCCCGGCGTGGGGTGGCACGCCTCCTCCGTTCCCTTCGCGGTGAGCTCGGGCCGCGGGGCCGGCCAAGGCCAGGAGGTCGGTGGCTCGTACCCCGGCGAGGGAGTCCAGGACGACCAGGCCGGGGCGGTCCGGCACTTCTTCGACGGAGGGGGTGACGAGAGTGGGGACGCCTGCGGCGGCGGCAGAGGTCGAGCCGGTGATCGAGTCTTCGATGGCGACGCAGGCCAGTTTTGCGGTGGTGGGGACGCCCAGCATGTCCAATGCCGTCAGATAGGGCTCAGGGTGGGGTTTCCCTCGGGTGACACTGTCACCGGTGACGATCGCCGGGAAGATCCCCGGTGGGAGTTCGCCCAGGACGACGTCGAGGACGGGCCGCCAGGACATGGTCACCAGGGCTTGCGGGATCTGGGCGTCGTGGAGTTCGTTCAGCAGTTCGCGGGCTCCAGGGCGCCAAGGGACGTGGCCTCTGATACGTTCGACGACGCCGTTCTGGAGCCTGTCCACGATCTGCGGTACGGACAGGGTGACCGGCGAGTGCGCGCGCAGGAGGGCTGCGGAGTCGGGGAGGGCTTTGCCGACGAGGGTGAGCGCGTCGTCCATGGTCCAGGTGCCGCCGTATTCTTCGACGAGGCAGCGTTCTTCCTCGTACCAGTACGGTTCGGTGTGCATCACCGTTCCGTCGAAGTCCCAGAGGACCGCGGTCGGGAGGCCCGGTGCGGGGTCGTTCGTACTGTTCATACCTTGAAGTACTTCGCTTCCGTGTGGTGGACGACGAGGGCGTCGGTGGATTGCTCGGGGTGGAGTTGGAGTTCTTCGGAGAGTTCGACGCCGATGCGGCCTGGTTCGAGGAGGCGGACGAGGGTCGCGCGGTCCTCCAGGTCGGGGCAGGCGGGGTATCCGAAGCTGTATCGGCAGCCGTGGAAGCGGACGTCGAGGACTTGGTCGAGGGGTAGCTCCCCCATTTTTTCCAGGCCGAGTTCTTCGCGGACGCGGGCGTGCCACATCTCGGCGAGTGCTTCGGTCAGTTGGACGGACAGTCCGTGGAGTTCGAGGTATTCGCGGTAGGCGTGCCGGGCGTAGAGCTCGGCGGTGACTGCGGAGACGTGCGTGCCCATGGTGACCAGTTGGAGGGGAAGCACGTCTGGTCCGTGGGTGCGGGCCTCGTCGTGGTCTCGGAAGAAGTCGGAGAGGCAGAGCCGTCGGTCGCGTTGTTGGCGGGGGAAGGAGAAGCGGGCGATCTCGGTGAAGGATGTCCCGGCGTCGGCGGGGTCGAGGACGACGAGGTCGTTCTCGGTGGAGTAGCAGGGGAAGTAGCCGTAGACGACGGCGGGTTCCATGATTTTCTCTGCGGTGATCCGGTCGAGCCACATGCGTAGCCGGGGTCGGCCTTCGGTGTCGACGAGTTCTTCGTAGGTGGCGCTTTCTCGTCCTTGGCCTTCGCCGCGTCCGGGTTTGAGCCCCCACTGTCCGAGGAAGGTCGCTCGTTCGTCGAGGTAGGCGGCGTAGTCGGCGAGTTTGATGCCTTTGACGACGCGGGTTCCCCAGAAGGGTGGCGTGGTGGGGCGGGTGGGGCGGGCGACGTCGGAGCGGGTGGTGTCCGGGGTGTGGCCAGGCGTCTGTGGATGGGGGTCACGCCGGGGCACTCGGCGGGGGCGGAGCGCGGGCAGGGCGTCGGCGAGGGTGGTGGCCGGGTCGGTGCGGGCGGTGGCGATGGCGTCCATGAGCCGTAGCCCTTCGAAGGCGTCGCGGGCGTAGCGGACTTCGCCGGCGTAGATTTCGGCGAGGTCGGTTTCGACGTAGGCGCGGGTCAGGGCGGCGCCGCCCAGGAGGACGGGCCAGCGGGTGGCCAGGCCTCGGGTGTTGAGCTCTTCGAGGTTCTCCTTCATGATGACGGTCGATTTCACCAGTAGGCCGGACATGCCGATGGCGTCGACCTGGTGTTCTTCGGCTGCGGAGATGATCTCGTTGATGGGTTGTTTGATGCCCAGGTTGACGACCTCGTAGCCGTTGTTCGACAGGATGATGTCGACGAGGTTCTTCCCGATGTCGTGGACGTCGCCTTTGACGGTGGCCAGGAGGATCTTCGCTTTGGCCTGGCGAGTCGTGCCTGTCTCGGCGGCCTCGGCCTCGATGGCTGGTTCCAGGTGCGCGACGGCGGTTTTCATCGTCTCCGCCGATTGCAGGACGAAGGGCAGCTGCATCCGCCCGGAGCCGAAGAGCTCACCGACGGTCTTCATCCCGGTGAGCAGGTGGTCGTTGATGATCTCCAGGGGGCCGGTGCCCGAGGCGAGCGCTTCGTCGAGGTCGGTTTCCAGCCCGGTCCGTTCACCGTCGACGATGCGCTGGGCGAGTCGTTCCCCCAGCGGTAGTGCGGCGAGTGCGGCGGCACGGGACTCTTTGACGGAGGCGGAGTCGACGCCTTCGAAGAGTTCGAGCATGCGGGCCAGTGGGTCGTAGACGAGTCGGCCGTCGGCGTCGTATTCGCGTCGGTCGTAGACCAGGTCGAGGGCGACTTTCAGTTGCTCCTCGGGGATGCGGGCGACGGGAAGGATCTTCGCGGAGTTGACGATGGCGCTGGACAGGCCGGCTTTGGCGCATTCGGCGAGGAACACGGAGTTGAGGACGACCCGGGCGGCAGGTTTGAGCCCGAAGCTGACGTTGGAGACGCCCAGGGTGGTGCTGATGCCGGGGTGGCGGCGGTTGATCTCGCGGATGGCTTCGATGGTTTCGATGCCGTCGCGGCGGGTTTCTTCCTGGCCGGTGGCGATGGGGAAGGTGAGGCAGTCGACGATGATGTCTTCGACGGCCATGCCCCACTCCTGGGTGAGGGCGTTGATCAGGCGATCGGCGACGTCGACCTTGTGCGCGGTGGTGCGGGCCTGTCCGGTTTCGTCGATGGTGAGTGCGACGACGGCTGCGCCGTGCTCGGCGACAAGTCTCATCATCCGGACGAAGCGGCTGTTCGCGCCGTCGCCGTCCTCGTAGTTGACCGAGTTGATGACGGCTCGTCCGCCGATGCGTTCGAGTCCGGCCTGGACGACGCCCGGTTCGGTGGAGTCCAGGACGAGGGGCAAGGTGCTGGTGGTGGCGAGCCGGAAGGCCAGCAGGCTCATGTCGTCGCGGCCGTCACGGCCGACGTAGTCGACGCAGACGTCGAGCAGGTGGGCGCCGTCTCGGATCTGTTCGCGGGCGATGTCGAGGCAGTCGTCCCATCGTCCGTCGAGCATCGCTTCGCGGAAGGCTTTGGAACCGTTGGCATTGGTGCGTTCGCCGATGGACAGGAAGGAGGCGTCCTGGTGGAGGGGGACGGCGGTGTACAGGCTGGCGACAGAGGGTTCGCGGGCGATCTGACGGACCGGGACGTCCATCCCGGAGACGGCGTCGACGACGGCAGCCATGTGGGCGGGGGTGCTACCGCAGCATCCCCCGACGATCGCTACCCCGTAGTCGGTGACGAAGCGGCGATGGGATTCGGCGAGTTCGTCCGGGGTGAGCGGGTAGCGGGCACCGTCCTTGGTGAGTTCGGGGAGCCCTGCATTGGGCATCACGCTCAACGGGATCG
It contains:
- the metH gene encoding methionine synthase, encoding MSSRSEAFRALLGRKVIVADGGMGTMLQAQDPTLDDFQGYEGCNEILNVTRPDIVRAVHDAYLDVGCDAIETNTFGANLANLGEYDIPERIYELARAGAAIAREAADAHSTENHPRFVLGSIGPGTKLPSLGHATYAELRDAYQTCAAGLIDGGADALLVETCQDLLQAKAAAAGCRRALTDTGASLPIIVQVTVETTGTMLMGSEIGAALSALTPLGIDAIGLNCATGPAEMSEHLRHLSTYSPIPLSVMPNAGLPELTKDGARYPLTPDELAESHRRFVTDYGVAIVGGCCGSTPAHMAAVVDAVSGMDVPVRQIAREPSVASLYTAVPLHQDASFLSIGERTNANGSKAFREAMLDGRWDDCLDIAREQIRDGAHLLDVCVDYVGRDGRDDMSLLAFRLATTSTLPLVLDSTEPGVVQAGLERIGGRAVINSVNYEDGDGANSRFVRMMRLVAEHGAAVVALTIDETGQARTTAHKVDVADRLINALTQEWGMAVEDIIVDCLTFPIATGQEETRRDGIETIEAIREINRRHPGISTTLGVSNVSFGLKPAARVVLNSVFLAECAKAGLSSAIVNSAKILPVARIPEEQLKVALDLVYDRREYDADGRLVYDPLARMLELFEGVDSASVKESRAAALAALPLGERLAQRIVDGERTGLETDLDEALASGTGPLEIINDHLLTGMKTVGELFGSGRMQLPFVLQSAETMKTAVAHLEPAIEAEAAETGTTRQAKAKILLATVKGDVHDIGKNLVDIILSNNGYEVVNLGIKQPINEIISAAEEHQVDAIGMSGLLVKSTVIMKENLEELNTRGLATRWPVLLGGAALTRAYVETDLAEIYAGEVRYARDAFEGLRLMDAIATARTDPATTLADALPALRPRRVPRRDPHPQTPGHTPDTTRSDVARPTRPTTPPFWGTRVVKGIKLADYAAYLDERATFLGQWGLKPGRGEGQGRESATYEELVDTEGRPRLRMWLDRITAEKIMEPAVVYGYFPCYSTENDLVVLDPADAGTSFTEIARFSFPRQQRDRRLCLSDFFRDHDEARTHGPDVLPLQLVTMGTHVSAVTAELYARHAYREYLELHGLSVQLTEALAEMWHARVREELGLEKMGELPLDQVLDVRFHGCRYSFGYPACPDLEDRATLVRLLEPGRIGVELSEELQLHPEQSTDALVVHHTEAKYFKV
- a CDS encoding HAD family hydrolase, producing MNSTNDPAPGLPTAVLWDFDGTVMHTEPYWYEEERCLVEEYGGTWTMDDALTLVGKALPDSAALLRAHSPVTLSVPQIVDRLQNGVVERIRGHVPWRPGARELLNELHDAQIPQALVTMSWRPVLDVVLGELPPGIFPAIVTGDSVTRGKPHPEPYLTALDMLGVPTTAKLACVAIEDSITGSTSAAAAGVPTLVTPSVEEVPDRPGLVVLDSLAGVRATDLLALAGPAARAHREGNGGGVPPHAGHNAR